The following are from one region of the Paraglaciecola sp. L1A13 genome:
- a CDS encoding SRPBCC family protein: MIATPSLQPTAYYEQSTFDSELVEVFENNWIFAGFVEQLANDNDFITLTIGKTPVVVQNFKGQLSALLNVCSHRRAQLQTGPQGNRSLRCPYHCWSYKQDGALAGVPQNNTDFGLTQEDKRALSLRRFELELCGNFIFVRVCKNKLTLRAFLGPYFPILQELSTSFCDSVGKGSYEWHTNWKIACETVLEVYHVAGVHPETFAKFAKAECEIQFFNGHSTGNTPLQDAPKKWWQGARKHLKIEQNQNYTEYNHFFIYPNLAIGLTNGTLMSLQTYEPIDATRSRLNFDLKMVARVDGKETSEAVKSAIMTNFNEFNHTILEEDRLIAESCQKNMLSVNTPGLLGKCEDRILHFQNAWKRDVSQNTNQINEDN; the protein is encoded by the coding sequence ATGATTGCCACCCCGTCACTTCAACCCACTGCGTATTATGAACAATCAACCTTTGACTCAGAGCTCGTTGAGGTTTTTGAAAACAATTGGATTTTTGCAGGATTTGTAGAACAGTTAGCTAACGATAATGATTTTATCACCCTAACAATTGGTAAGACTCCAGTAGTTGTACAAAATTTCAAAGGGCAACTGAGTGCTTTGCTAAATGTATGTAGCCATCGTCGCGCGCAATTACAAACTGGTCCTCAAGGCAATCGATCTCTGCGTTGTCCCTATCATTGTTGGAGTTATAAACAGGATGGCGCTTTAGCTGGTGTGCCTCAAAACAATACTGACTTTGGATTAACCCAAGAAGACAAGCGAGCCTTATCTTTACGCCGGTTTGAGTTAGAATTATGTGGGAATTTCATATTTGTTAGGGTGTGTAAAAATAAACTCACTCTAAGGGCGTTTTTAGGTCCATATTTTCCTATCTTACAGGAGCTGTCTACTAGTTTTTGTGACTCTGTTGGCAAAGGGAGTTATGAATGGCACACAAACTGGAAAATTGCCTGCGAGACGGTACTGGAAGTTTATCATGTAGCAGGTGTTCATCCCGAAACCTTTGCTAAATTTGCCAAAGCGGAATGCGAAATTCAATTTTTCAATGGACACTCTACGGGGAATACCCCATTGCAAGACGCGCCAAAAAAATGGTGGCAAGGTGCCAGGAAACATCTGAAAATTGAACAAAATCAAAATTATACCGAATATAATCATTTCTTTATTTACCCTAATCTAGCAATAGGATTGACGAATGGAACTTTGATGTCTTTACAAACTTATGAACCTATTGATGCGACTCGCTCGAGATTAAATTTCGATTTGAAAATGGTAGCAAGAGTAGATGGCAAAGAAACCAGCGAAGCGGTTAAATCGGCGATAATGACAAATTTCAACGAATTCAATCATACCATTTTAGAAGAAGACCGACTGATTGCTGAGTCATGTCAAAAAAACATGTTAAGTGTGAATACCCCCGGTTTATTGGGGAAATGTGAAGATCGAATATTACATTTTCAAAATGCGTGGAAACGGGATGTCAGCCAAAATACTAACCAAATAAATGAAGATAATTGA
- the fliS gene encoding flagellar export chaperone FliS has protein sequence MALKGINAYKKGNLKQEVAQADPHKLTLMLMQGALDRMAYAKGCIERKEFAEKGQHIGRCTAILINLRDTLDLTNNAEVADNLFALYDYMVQRLTDATVQNSVSIMDEVINLMLPIKTAWSQIPEAAKLEAYEAQRQKRQAAV, from the coding sequence ATGGCTTTAAAAGGCATCAATGCATATAAAAAAGGTAACTTGAAGCAAGAAGTTGCACAAGCCGACCCTCATAAATTAACCCTAATGTTGATGCAAGGTGCACTCGATAGAATGGCCTATGCAAAAGGTTGCATTGAGCGGAAAGAGTTTGCCGAAAAAGGGCAACATATCGGCCGATGTACCGCTATATTAATAAACTTACGGGATACGCTCGATTTAACCAATAATGCAGAAGTGGCAGACAATCTTTTTGCTCTTTATGATTACATGGTGCAAAGGTTAACTGATGCGACCGTTCAAAATAGTGTGTCGATTATGGATGAAGTGATTAATTTAATGTTACCGATTAAAACGGCCTGGTCGCAAATACCTGAAGCTGCAAAATTAGAAGCTTACGAAGCGCAACGGCAAAAACGTCAAGCAGCAGTTTGA
- a CDS encoding 3-oxoacyl-ACP synthase III family protein, protein MEAVIKSVKIAGMQAAVPPHRHSYVETPELFTQEEADKIYGSTGIHSRRILPKHLCASDMCIAAAETLLQRLEWDPASVDILIYVSQDSDYALPASACLMQSRLGLPSSAACLDVSLGCSGFVYGTWIASQLLNGSNGTRALVLCGDTSSRHLLPNDRGTLPLFGDAGVATALEFDESWPDSYAVFGTDGKGGQHIAVKAGGRRHPTIPESAPRSGEEEAKLFKDSRLHLNGAAVFSFTLKVVPKLIKDTLALANIHADDIDMVIMHQANKFILEHLRKKAKIPEHKYLIDMQDFGNTSSASVPLAICHKLSSYFEDNESKKVMLGGFGVGWSWGCIVTDMLPSVAPELIEIPDDFEPLSLEQV, encoded by the coding sequence ATGGAAGCTGTTATCAAGTCAGTAAAAATTGCGGGTATGCAGGCTGCTGTTCCTCCCCATCGGCACTCCTATGTAGAAACCCCTGAACTGTTTACTCAAGAAGAAGCTGATAAAATTTATGGAAGTACAGGTATCCATAGTCGACGCATTTTGCCAAAGCACCTTTGTGCTTCAGATATGTGCATCGCGGCAGCTGAGACTCTTTTACAACGGCTTGAATGGGATCCTGCATCTGTTGATATCTTGATCTATGTATCACAAGATTCGGATTATGCACTTCCAGCTTCTGCATGTTTAATGCAAAGTAGGTTGGGCTTACCAAGCTCTGCAGCTTGCTTAGATGTGAGTTTAGGTTGTTCTGGGTTTGTGTATGGCACTTGGATTGCGAGCCAGTTACTGAATGGTTCGAATGGCACGCGAGCACTAGTGTTATGTGGGGATACGTCTAGTCGCCATTTACTTCCTAATGACCGCGGAACTTTACCTTTATTTGGTGATGCAGGTGTAGCCACAGCCTTGGAGTTTGATGAAAGCTGGCCAGATTCATACGCTGTATTTGGAACCGATGGCAAAGGAGGACAGCATATTGCGGTTAAGGCTGGGGGGAGGCGTCACCCAACTATACCTGAATCCGCTCCGAGAAGTGGGGAAGAGGAAGCGAAACTCTTTAAAGATTCCCGTTTGCATTTAAATGGTGCAGCAGTATTTTCATTTACGCTTAAAGTTGTTCCGAAACTGATTAAAGACACTCTTGCGTTAGCGAATATTCATGCTGACGACATAGATATGGTTATAATGCATCAAGCGAATAAATTCATACTGGAACATTTACGTAAAAAAGCAAAAATACCAGAACATAAATATCTCATTGATATGCAAGATTTTGGAAATACTTCAAGTGCTTCCGTACCGCTAGCAATATGCCATAAACTTTCCTCTTACTTTGAAGATAATGAGAGTAAAAAAGTCATGCTAGGTGGTTTTGGTGTGGGGTGGTCTTGGGGCTGTATTGTCACCGATATGTTACCTTCAGTAGCCCCTGAATTGATTGAGATACCAGATGATTTTGAGCCTTTATCTTTGGAGCAAGTTTAA
- the pseB gene encoding UDP-N-acetylglucosamine 4,6-dehydratase (inverting), whose protein sequence is MFNNKSILITGGTGSFGNRFVSYILKNYNPRKIIIYSRDELKQFEMQQVFDEKCMRYFIGDVRDKDRMISAMRDVDYVVHAAALKQVPAAEYNPNECIKTNIYGAQNVIDAAIATNVSRVIALSTDKAANPVNLYGATKLASDKLFVAANNISGATGPRFSVVRYGNVVGSRGSVVPFYRSLLDQGKLKLPVTHAEMTRFWITLDEGVEFVVKNFQRMQGGEIFVPKIPSIRILDLVESISGTREYDVVGIRPGEKLHEVMVPEEMAHHSLEFQDHYVITPAITFFDKTVNYAKNKLDEIGKPVADKFEYHSGTNPHFLSVQELKTLDNETLL, encoded by the coding sequence ATGTTTAACAATAAATCGATTTTAATTACTGGTGGTACAGGCTCGTTTGGTAATCGTTTTGTTTCTTATATCCTCAAAAACTATAACCCTAGAAAAATCATTATTTATTCTCGAGATGAACTTAAGCAGTTCGAGATGCAGCAAGTCTTTGATGAAAAATGTATGCGTTATTTTATTGGCGATGTGCGTGATAAGGACCGTATGATATCTGCAATGCGTGATGTCGATTACGTCGTGCATGCTGCTGCTCTTAAACAGGTGCCTGCCGCTGAGTACAATCCGAATGAGTGCATTAAAACGAATATCTATGGCGCGCAGAATGTCATTGATGCCGCAATTGCGACAAATGTCAGTCGCGTTATAGCACTTTCTACTGACAAAGCAGCGAATCCAGTCAATCTTTATGGGGCAACAAAGCTGGCATCGGATAAATTATTTGTCGCCGCGAATAATATTTCAGGCGCAACGGGACCGCGCTTTTCAGTCGTACGTTACGGTAACGTCGTGGGGTCTCGTGGCTCAGTGGTGCCTTTTTATCGTTCTTTACTTGATCAAGGAAAACTTAAGCTCCCGGTTACTCACGCAGAAATGACACGGTTTTGGATAACGCTTGATGAAGGTGTTGAATTTGTTGTTAAAAACTTTCAACGAATGCAGGGAGGTGAAATATTTGTTCCTAAAATCCCGTCTATTAGGATCCTTGACTTAGTTGAATCCATAAGTGGAACGCGAGAGTATGACGTAGTGGGCATACGTCCTGGTGAAAAACTTCATGAAGTTATGGTGCCTGAGGAAATGGCACATCACTCTCTGGAATTTCAAGACCATTATGTGATCACCCCAGCCATTACATTTTTTGATAAAACCGTTAATTATGCAAAGAATAAATTAGATGAAATAGGTAAACCTGTTGCTGATAAATTTGAATATCATTCCGGTACTAATCCACATTTTTTGAGTGTGCAAGAGTTAAAAACGCTCGATAACGAAACTCTTTTATAG
- the pseC gene encoding UDP-4-amino-4,6-dideoxy-N-acetyl-beta-L-altrosamine transaminase produces MIPYGKHLVDEQDIDAVVDVLRNQFLTQGSTVPQFEQALCDYTGCQYATAVNSGTSGLHVACLAADIGQGDTVWTVPNSFVASANCARYCGANVDFVDIDVATHNIDIDALIYKFVQAEQSKSLPKALIVVHFSGLSCDMQVIQKLTQRYGVVLIEDAAHALGGSYQGQKIGCCQYSDMSVLSFHPVKSITSAEGGAVLTNVKVYDDKIKLFAKHGVTRDAEQMETDSHGPWYYQQIALGYNYRLSDLHAALGLSQLSKLDSFIKRRTELAQNYQKRLADLPLKLPVITGYSNSAWHLYMIELTQHDRKAVFAQLHARGVGVNVHYIPIHLHPYYQQLGFKIGDFPVSENFYHHALTLPLFPSLTDTQQNTVIDVLHEVLQ; encoded by the coding sequence ATGATCCCTTATGGTAAACATCTGGTCGACGAACAAGACATCGATGCAGTGGTTGATGTTTTACGCAACCAGTTTCTGACCCAAGGCTCAACTGTTCCACAATTTGAGCAAGCCTTGTGTGATTATACTGGCTGTCAATATGCCACTGCAGTTAACAGTGGCACATCAGGCTTGCATGTTGCTTGTTTAGCCGCAGATATAGGACAAGGCGATACAGTATGGACTGTGCCGAATTCATTTGTGGCATCTGCCAATTGCGCGCGGTATTGCGGTGCAAATGTTGATTTTGTGGATATTGATGTTGCTACGCATAATATAGATATCGACGCCTTAATATACAAATTTGTTCAAGCAGAACAATCGAAATCCTTACCTAAAGCATTGATAGTTGTGCACTTTTCTGGTCTTAGTTGCGATATGCAAGTTATCCAAAAACTCACTCAAAGATATGGTGTAGTGCTAATTGAAGATGCCGCCCATGCATTAGGTGGTAGTTATCAGGGACAAAAAATAGGATGTTGCCAATATTCAGACATGTCTGTACTGAGCTTTCATCCCGTTAAGTCAATAACCAGTGCGGAAGGGGGGGCTGTACTCACTAACGTCAAGGTTTATGACGATAAGATAAAACTGTTTGCCAAACATGGTGTGACTCGTGATGCTGAGCAAATGGAAACAGACAGCCACGGTCCTTGGTATTACCAACAAATAGCACTGGGTTACAATTATCGTCTGAGTGACTTACACGCAGCCCTTGGTCTATCACAGTTAAGCAAGTTAGATAGTTTTATTAAAAGACGAACAGAGCTAGCGCAAAATTATCAAAAAAGGTTAGCTGATTTACCTTTAAAGTTACCTGTTATTACTGGTTATTCAAATAGTGCATGGCATTTATATATGATTGAACTAACTCAACACGACCGCAAGGCAGTTTTTGCCCAACTGCATGCTAGAGGTGTTGGTGTTAACGTGCATTATATTCCTATTCACCTGCACCCCTATTATCAACAACTTGGTTTTAAAATTGGTGATTTTCCGGTATCTGAGAATTTTTATCATCACGCTTTAACATTACCACTTTTTCCCAGCTTGACTGATACGCAACAAAATACCGTGATAGATGTATTGCATGAAGTATTACAATGA
- the pseG gene encoding UDP-2,4-diacetamido-2,4,6-trideoxy-beta-L-altropyranose hydrolase, translated as MLAKPRIAFYGNSSHNVGAGHIMRLFALAQVACDQFDVLFIYKTCSQYLLTKLESEGFASKKVNTPFTISDVTKLSISIVVVDDYHLSKAEWTGLQDANVYIVALDDNLNSEALLADFVINPAADTNLVEYKIRAPNAEFCLGPKYSYLRKDFTSCAFVPLQARPNILVTLGGTDPMSIALPLCQSLVNLNLDCNIELLVGEKHRDHKALMQLQVHNERFSVVLNPDSVAQHMMQAGLAISAAGGTLGELASLGVPTLALVIAENQKSALHPMTRKPWYRALDVRDWQKPSEPHFAQFNSQLLNKITSMTAALWRDNCGREHMSNTARQLVDTHGCQRIIDKLAYCLDKR; from the coding sequence TTGCTGGCTAAACCTCGTATCGCTTTTTATGGGAATAGTAGTCACAACGTTGGGGCAGGGCATATAATGCGTCTGTTTGCTTTGGCTCAAGTTGCATGTGATCAGTTTGATGTCTTATTTATTTATAAAACTTGCTCGCAATACTTACTGACTAAACTTGAAAGTGAAGGGTTTGCCAGCAAAAAAGTTAACACTCCATTCACCATCAGTGATGTTACCAAACTGAGTATTAGCATAGTGGTGGTTGATGACTACCATCTAAGTAAAGCTGAATGGACAGGTTTACAAGATGCCAATGTATACATAGTCGCTCTCGACGATAATCTCAATTCAGAAGCATTATTGGCCGACTTTGTTATCAACCCCGCTGCGGACACAAATTTGGTTGAATATAAAATACGTGCGCCTAATGCCGAGTTTTGTCTAGGACCCAAGTATAGTTATTTACGTAAAGACTTTACCTCATGTGCATTCGTTCCCTTACAAGCTAGGCCGAATATACTGGTTACGCTTGGCGGCACCGACCCAATGTCTATAGCTCTGCCATTATGTCAATCTTTAGTTAATTTGAACTTAGACTGCAATATCGAATTGTTGGTAGGCGAAAAACACCGTGATCATAAAGCACTGATGCAACTACAGGTGCATAACGAAAGGTTTTCAGTTGTGTTAAACCCTGATTCTGTTGCTCAGCATATGATGCAAGCAGGGTTGGCTATTTCAGCAGCGGGAGGGACATTAGGTGAACTCGCTTCACTAGGGGTGCCTACTCTTGCTTTAGTGATAGCTGAAAATCAGAAATCTGCATTACATCCGATGACACGTAAACCTTGGTATCGTGCTCTTGATGTCAGAGATTGGCAAAAACCTTCGGAACCCCATTTTGCACAGTTTAATAGTCAATTACTTAATAAGATAACTAGCATGACAGCGGCACTATGGCGTGATAATTGCGGTAGAGAGCACATGAGCAACACGGCTCGCCAATTGGTTGACACCCATGGCTGTCAAAGAATAATAGATAAATTGGCTTATTGCCTAGATAAAAGATAG
- a CDS encoding SDR family NAD(P)-dependent oxidoreductase, producing MNFANKLYIVTGAAVDSDIGLAICQSLDEKGARLILVGRRAEALETTLSLLKNKHHKISVFDLSQLDSIAAWAKLLVDDYGAIDGLVHSASFQGYSPLRGITAKQISQYFDVNFSAAVMLVSAFSKAKHFNPNASFVMIGSAAGLRGLKARTLYAASKAALSSMVQSAALELANKSIRVNCVAPAVVDGAKAEIQFKTLGEAQTKLLISSHPLGLSTPKDVANSVCFLLSTLSAKTTGVTLPVDGGFLAG from the coding sequence ATGAATTTTGCAAACAAACTATATATTGTAACAGGAGCAGCTGTTGATTCTGATATTGGTTTGGCAATTTGTCAGTCTTTGGATGAAAAAGGGGCGCGGTTGATTTTGGTAGGGCGTCGAGCTGAAGCACTTGAAACCACATTGAGCTTGTTGAAAAATAAACATCACAAAATCAGTGTATTTGACCTAAGCCAGCTAGATTCGATTGCTGCATGGGCCAAATTACTTGTTGATGATTATGGTGCTATCGATGGATTAGTGCATAGTGCTAGTTTTCAGGGCTATAGCCCATTACGCGGAATAACCGCTAAACAAATTAGTCAATATTTTGATGTGAATTTTTCTGCGGCAGTGATGTTGGTCTCTGCCTTTTCGAAAGCTAAACACTTTAACCCAAATGCTAGTTTTGTAATGATTGGATCGGCTGCCGGATTGCGTGGTTTGAAGGCCAGAACATTGTATGCTGCTTCAAAAGCAGCTTTGTCTTCTATGGTTCAGTCTGCGGCTCTAGAATTAGCGAATAAATCAATTCGAGTAAATTGCGTGGCTCCAGCTGTGGTCGATGGCGCTAAGGCTGAAATACAATTTAAAACCTTAGGTGAAGCTCAAACTAAGTTGTTGATATCATCACATCCTCTCGGTTTGAGCACCCCAAAAGATGTCGCTAATAGCGTGTGTTTCTTATTAAGCACATTAAGTGCTAAAACAACCGGTGTGACGTTGCCGGTGGACGGCGGTTTTCTTGCTGGCTAA
- a CDS encoding flagellar protein FlaG: MDIGISQVGQNFAINSDLKQLNNEAKEDLNLFKKQSVEEVKDIALLADKDIQEQIDFELSDKVIDSAIADVNEFVQTKNRQLNFSVDEGSGRQVVKVTDSQSGDVIRQIPTEEVLNFSKRIKELQTDVSSAVGMFVNKQA, encoded by the coding sequence ATGGATATTGGAATATCACAAGTTGGCCAAAATTTTGCTATAAATTCTGACTTGAAGCAGTTAAATAATGAGGCAAAAGAAGATCTAAATCTGTTTAAAAAGCAATCTGTCGAAGAAGTTAAAGACATTGCTCTTTTAGCCGATAAAGATATTCAAGAGCAGATCGATTTCGAGCTTTCGGATAAAGTGATTGATAGTGCGATCGCTGATGTAAATGAATTTGTTCAGACTAAAAACCGCCAACTGAATTTTTCTGTTGACGAAGGTAGCGGTAGGCAGGTTGTTAAAGTCACTGATTCACAAAGCGGCGATGTAATCAGGCAGATACCGACGGAAGAAGTTCTTAATTTTTCAAAACGGATTAAAGAATTACAAACAGACGTTAGTTCGGCCGTTGGAATGTTCGTTAATAAACAGGCTTAA
- the fliD gene encoding flagellar filament capping protein FliD → MSIQSLGVGSGLDLEALVSQLLEAERAPKQERLDTQEESYDAEISSIGSLKSKMKDFLDSVEELSSDADLKGREPTVKNPSEDVEPFTAEASNSAVEATYAIAVTQLASGSRIETDNAEDGGFASTSDSVYTQTLPTDPASGSLTFKIGATSDSFSIDVTAGMTLQQLSSAINNSDDNFGVRSSIIDTGTESGGAKLVFTSSVEGEGNDLVIVNDNDLADLNRLATTNSTETVNYLSPVLNAQNSKATIDGIAVESSSTEFENVIENVSFSVSQLSELGDDGVTPLTSSLKIGFDTEAVEEKIRAFVENFNALNTEITNLTKYGLSDLEDDGTLAGDAMLRGIQNGLSNIIGSKVSSSGLGTLFQLGIEFNEDGELEIGSSNKYGFGSGEDRLKEALEDNFDDIAALFTDSEQGVAVRLEEYVEQYTKASGLLTSRERSVKDQKDQLSDERIQFELRLASSEQILRDKYLNLDQTVTKLNQTGSALLASLGSI, encoded by the coding sequence ATGTCAATTCAATCGCTTGGAGTAGGTTCAGGTTTAGATCTTGAGGCTCTGGTTAGTCAGCTTTTGGAAGCAGAGCGGGCGCCTAAACAGGAACGATTAGATACGCAAGAAGAGTCTTACGACGCTGAAATATCCAGTATTGGCTCACTTAAATCTAAAATGAAAGATTTTTTGGATAGTGTAGAAGAACTGAGCAGTGACGCAGATCTAAAAGGCCGTGAGCCTACCGTTAAAAATCCAAGTGAAGATGTCGAACCTTTTACCGCTGAAGCATCAAATAGTGCTGTAGAAGCGACTTATGCAATAGCGGTTACCCAATTAGCCAGTGGGAGTCGTATAGAAACTGATAACGCCGAGGACGGCGGCTTCGCGAGCACCAGTGACTCCGTTTACACTCAAACATTACCGACCGATCCCGCATCTGGCAGTTTGACATTTAAGATTGGCGCAACCAGTGATAGCTTTTCAATTGATGTGACGGCAGGAATGACGTTACAACAGTTAAGTAGCGCTATCAATAATTCCGATGACAATTTTGGGGTTCGTTCTAGCATTATTGACACGGGTACTGAATCAGGTGGTGCGAAGTTAGTATTTACATCTTCAGTTGAAGGTGAAGGGAATGACCTGGTTATTGTAAATGATAATGATCTCGCGGACCTTAATCGACTTGCAACGACTAACTCAACAGAAACAGTAAACTACTTATCGCCGGTTTTAAATGCTCAAAATTCCAAAGCCACAATTGATGGCATTGCGGTTGAAAGTAGTAGTACAGAGTTTGAAAACGTAATTGAGAATGTGTCATTTTCCGTATCTCAATTGTCTGAACTTGGAGATGACGGTGTTACGCCTCTAACCTCGTCTTTGAAAATAGGCTTTGATACTGAGGCTGTCGAAGAAAAAATTAGAGCGTTCGTTGAAAACTTTAACGCGTTAAATACTGAAATCACTAACCTAACTAAGTATGGTTTATCTGATCTAGAGGACGATGGGACGCTTGCTGGTGACGCCATGCTACGTGGGATCCAAAATGGTTTATCTAATATTATTGGTTCAAAAGTATCATCTTCTGGTTTAGGTACTTTATTTCAATTAGGCATTGAGTTTAATGAAGATGGCGAGCTAGAAATTGGTTCTTCAAATAAATATGGTTTTGGAAGCGGTGAAGATCGTTTAAAAGAGGCGCTTGAGGATAATTTTGACGATATCGCTGCGTTATTTACGGATAGTGAACAAGGTGTAGCGGTTCGGCTTGAAGAATATGTTGAGCAATATACGAAAGCTAGTGGATTACTAACCTCCAGAGAACGCTCGGTAAAAGATCAAAAGGATCAACTTTCAGACGAAAGAATACAATTTGAGTTAAGATTGGCATCTAGTGAGCAAATACTGCGTGACAAGTACCTCAATCTTGACCAAACAGTAACAAAACTAAATCAAACTGGGTCAGCGCTATTGGCATCATTAGGTTCAATTTAA
- the pseI gene encoding pseudaminic acid synthase, producing the protein MFSTSISIANREIGLNTEPYVIAELSGNHKGSLEKALAMIDSAAATGVDAIKIQTYSADTITLNHDAPEFKIEGGLWAGRTLYDLYQEAHTPWNWHKALFERARKRNITLFSSPFDLTAIELLESLDCPAYKIASFEINDLGLIAAAVKTNKPIIMSTGLATLEEIYEAVSTVAESGGTQLALLHCISGYPTPIEDCNLRTVADLCNRFDFPIGLSDHTIDSTASTTAIALGASVIEKHFTLDKNDGSVDAAFSLEPEAFRQLKLDTTRVHKALGAVGYEIKPSEAGGRDFRRSLYVTRAIKKGECFTKENVRSVRPALGLHTRYLEQVIGQQASQDIAFGEPMSECFLTKPLITVPLIKPSVK; encoded by the coding sequence ATGTTTTCTACGTCAATAAGTATAGCTAACCGCGAAATTGGTCTTAATACAGAACCCTATGTTATTGCAGAATTGTCGGGAAATCACAAAGGCAGCCTAGAAAAAGCGTTAGCGATGATTGATTCAGCGGCAGCAACGGGTGTTGATGCCATTAAAATTCAAACATACAGTGCTGACACTATCACCTTGAACCATGATGCTCCTGAATTTAAAATTGAAGGAGGCTTATGGGCGGGGCGAACCTTATATGATTTATATCAAGAAGCTCATACTCCCTGGAACTGGCATAAAGCGTTATTTGAGCGTGCTAGAAAACGCAATATCACCTTGTTTTCATCGCCGTTCGATTTAACTGCTATTGAATTATTAGAGTCATTGGACTGTCCGGCATACAAGATTGCTTCGTTTGAAATAAATGATCTTGGCTTGATTGCCGCTGCGGTTAAAACCAACAAGCCTATTATTATGTCGACAGGTCTTGCCACGTTAGAAGAAATTTATGAAGCGGTAAGTACGGTTGCTGAATCTGGTGGCACACAGCTAGCCTTATTACACTGCATAAGTGGCTACCCGACTCCTATTGAAGATTGCAACTTACGTACTGTTGCCGACCTCTGCAATCGTTTTGATTTCCCCATCGGTTTGAGTGATCATACGATTGATAGTACAGCATCAACCACGGCTATAGCATTAGGGGCAAGTGTGATTGAAAAGCACTTCACTTTGGATAAAAATGATGGTTCTGTCGACGCGGCATTTTCTCTAGAACCAGAGGCATTTAGACAATTAAAGCTTGATACAACCAGAGTACACAAAGCCCTTGGTGCAGTTGGTTATGAGATTAAACCAAGTGAGGCGGGCGGGCGAGATTTTCGACGATCTCTCTACGTGACCCGTGCTATTAAAAAAGGTGAATGCTTTACGAAGGAAAATGTTCGCTCGGTACGTCCTGCATTGGGGTTACATACACGGTATTTAGAACAAGTTATTGGACAACAAGCTAGCCAAGATATTGCCTTTGGCGAGCCTATGTCAGAGTGTT
- a CDS encoding ketoacyl-ACP synthase III has protein sequence MTISTVKGVTISGIVSVLPAIEKVNIDESSKEKKQELERVVASTGIKARRVVDPKQTALDLAYIACKNLINSMDWQDEDISLIIFVTQTPDYPLPGNAVQLQYKLGLQKGILAFDINLGCSGFVYGLWQISQLLNGLPGNKALLVVGDTTSRQYSESNRTVSSLFGDAVSAIAIEKRADSEDMVFSLGTDGSGAPYLIQPNGGAKNPHNSPELFMDGMQVFVFTLREIPASIEACIEKKGWKACDIDYCVMHQANEMMLKRLGQKLGLDEKQVIISMKEVGNTSSASIPLALCMSLSAQLIEHSNKLVFSGFGVGWSWGSVALILEKLSVCQLIDLAD, from the coding sequence ATGACCATTAGTACTGTTAAAGGGGTAACCATCTCTGGCATCGTATCGGTTTTACCTGCTATTGAAAAAGTAAATATAGATGAATCTTCAAAGGAGAAAAAGCAAGAGTTAGAACGAGTCGTTGCTTCAACAGGAATCAAAGCAAGACGAGTAGTCGATCCTAAACAGACTGCGCTAGATCTCGCCTATATAGCCTGCAAAAACTTAATTAATTCAATGGATTGGCAAGACGAAGATATATCATTGATTATTTTTGTCACACAAACTCCTGATTATCCATTACCAGGCAACGCTGTGCAGCTCCAATATAAATTAGGATTACAGAAAGGTATCTTAGCTTTTGATATTAATTTAGGCTGCTCAGGATTTGTATACGGTTTATGGCAAATATCTCAACTTTTAAATGGATTACCTGGCAACAAAGCACTGCTAGTAGTAGGTGATACTACTAGCAGGCAATATAGTGAATCCAATCGCACTGTATCTTCATTATTTGGTGATGCTGTTAGTGCAATAGCAATAGAAAAACGAGCCGATAGTGAAGATATGGTTTTTTCATTAGGTACTGACGGTTCAGGAGCCCCCTATCTTATTCAGCCCAATGGTGGTGCTAAGAACCCACATAACTCGCCAGAGCTTTTTATGGATGGAATGCAAGTATTTGTATTTACTCTAAGAGAAATTCCCGCCTCTATTGAGGCATGTATAGAGAAAAAAGGGTGGAAGGCTTGCGACATTGACTATTGCGTTATGCACCAAGCAAATGAAATGATGTTAAAACGTTTAGGTCAAAAATTGGGGCTGGATGAAAAGCAAGTCATCATATCAATGAAAGAAGTGGGAAACACAAGCTCAGCTTCAATTCCTTTAGCCCTATGTATGAGTTTATCTGCGCAATTAATCGAACACAGTAACAAATTAGTATTTTCAGGTTTTGGTGTCGGTTGGTCTTGGGGGAGTGTTGCTCTAATATTAGAAAAACTCAGCGTATGCCAATTAATCGATTTAGCTGACTAG